The stretch of DNA GGACCGGAGTAGGGCGCTCACAGTTAGATTCGCGCTACCAGTGAGCGCGTGCCAACTATCACCGATCCGCCACTCCAACAGCTTGCCGTGCCGGGCCGAACCGACGTCCTCCAAGAAGCGCACTTCCAGTTCCCGCCCCGCGAATGCCTCGCAGATCCGGTCTCCGTCGAAGCTGCTCCGTCGTGGCTGGACGCCGACGACGACACGGCTTGGATCGAAGCGCCGTGCGATCGCGTCAAGGGCTGCACCCGTCCCGTCAATGAAGGGTGCGTACATATTCAGCTCATCAACGGGCCCGCTGGGCAGCTGGCCCAACAGACTATGGCTTAAATTGTGAAGGACTGTCGTCCGGTGGTCATCGTCCGCGACGGGGAACTCTTTGAGTAGCCGACTGTTCTCGCGCAGAATTTCACGGATGTAGTCACTGACGTCAACCACAGTCGGCAGCTCGTCGAGCCATGTGGCGAGCTGATGGAGCGCCTCCGGCACGCCGTGCTGCTTGGTCCCACCGAGGACGGTCCAGATCTCGTCGTTGTAGCCCCAGCCTGCAGCCGTCGGGTTGCCGGAGCCGATCGCCGCCTCGACGTCGTTCTCACCCCGTAGCAAAACAACCTTCGGATGGAATGCCCTGGAGCATGCCGCCAATCCGTGGAAGTACGATCGGCCGGCGAGTTTGACGTCGATGGCCTCGTAGAGGCCGTGGCCGACGTCGCCGACAACCGTCACCCGGGCGCCAAGCGCGCGGGCTCGGGAGATGAGAACGCGCTCAAGGAACGGCAGATCAACGGTGAAGCCGAGCAATACCAGGTCATGTAGCGGCGCCTCATCGCCACGATCCGACCACTGCCGGATCAGCGTCAGCGGCGATGCCATACTCCATGCGCCAGCGGTCATCCCGTGACCTCCAGCAGCTCCTGGCCGATCTCGGTCACAACGGCCCGGCCTTCGGCATCAACGTGTATTAGTCCGAGCTGACCGGCCATGTCCGCTAAACGTTCCACACGGGTGTCCGGCGTACCCCATCCTTCATCGTCTGTGCGGTAGTAGCGACCGTTTCGCTGGTGCAACCGCGAGTAGACGACAAGTCTGCCTTCGTCATCGGAGCGCATCTTCGCGATAGCGACCCTACGGGCCTGGTCAAGCATGTCGTTCACGAGACGTGCGGCGAAGTCCGACATCCGGCTCGCGCGAAACTCCTGAAGCTGCACACTAACCCACTCGGGATTGAGATAGTCCCGGCTCGGCCCCATGAATGCCTTATGCAGCACGCCGGTCAGTTCACCATGGCGTCTCGCCCCGATCATCAGGAGCTTCACATTCACCAGAGCATCACGCTCGTCGACATCACGCAGTACTTCCCGCTCAGCCTCCGCCGGACACCCTTCGATCATCGTCGCGGGCAGCTCCCCCAGAAAATCGCGCACAGTCGTGTCAGGCATCTGATCAACTAGCCATGCACACAACTCGTCCGCACTGGCGTCCTCGCGCTCGGGGTCTGCTCCGATCTGGTTGACCATCCCCGCCCACAGACGACGCCAAGCACCAACGGAATAGTTGCGCAGCAAGATGCCGCCCCAGCCAGCCGCCTCCTCGATGCCGCTAAGAACCGGATCTGAGCGCAAGCCGTCGCCGTAGGCCACTGTGGAGCGAACCGCTTCCTCCCACGAAAGCTCGCTGGCGTGGCCATAGAGGACGGCCGCACGTCCGAGCACACGGAAGGCGGAACGCCTATGGCGATCGCCGGGAGTCCAATCCTCCGGAAAATGACGTCCCTCGGCGGTCGCAGTGAACAGTCCGCGCAGCCAAGGAACCTCGCGCGCCTCGCTACTCGGCAGGCCGACCGACGTCAGGCCGTCGAGAACAGCCGCAGGCACCACGTCCTGCTTAGCTGCGACGAAGAGCGGCTCAAACCAGGCCCGGACCTCCTGTGGACAGTCAAATCGCCCCGGTCGGGGTATCCGATGCTCGTCTCGCGTGCCGCCCAGTGCCGAACTCGGACCGCCGTAGTCTGACCAGAAGCCCCAGACCCGTGGTGAATACACCGCTCCAGAGCCCCCGTCGTCCGCGACACGCCTCAGATCCAGGTCCTCCCCAGCCCTCCAGCCCAGCCGGATGGGATCGATGCCGTGCGCGGGACCGGGACCTGACGCGGCGTGCAGGTCGGACGCGACCGCGAGGAGCACCTCGCTCCTCCTGAGGAAGCGGCGGCACTCATCATGGGCGAGTTCGGCATCGACGGCATGGCCCGCGAAGGCTGCGTAGAGCGCGTAGTAGCGGACATAGCGAGTCAGGGTGGACATGCCGGGCAGCAGCCGGTCGACCGCGCTGCGCACAGGGCCTTCGACCCGAAGCGGATAACGCCCCTTCCGCGGATCCAAACCACGTTCGGCCCAGACCGGACCAAGAACGTACCCCGCCATTGCCATGTCCTCGATTCACATGGGTCGCTCTACGCTTCAGTGATTCGTGCCCAGATCGTGTAGGCACGATCAACCTGACTCGCGAGAGCGGCTAGCTTCGGGAACTCGTCGTCGATCATCTCCCAGTCCGCGATCTGACAACCGTCGAGCATCGCGGTCCAGGCAAGAACGTAATGTTCAAGGCACTGGAGAATATGTTCACGGTAGGCGTCCACATGGCGGTACTGCCGCTGGAGGCGCTTCGCCTCCACGTCAGCCTGATCCTCAGGCATCCGCCGAACGAACGGCGAGGGGATGGGCTTGGGACAGTGATCGGGGTTCATGATGTCGGTTCCCCGATGGTGCAGCTCAATGCTACGCTGGAGCAGATCCTCGAACTGCCCTCGAGAGGCCGTTGCCGCCAGGTCTGCGAACGACAACACAATCCACTCCGAATCACGGGCAATACTCGACGACGTCCCATACCACGTCGTCAGAGACGCGCTGAGCGCGCGGATGCGATCCCCGGTTCGACGCAGGTTGGAATACAGCCGATCCCAGTAAGCCCATAGCTCGTCAGCGCCTGGCCTGTCGTCCTCGAACTCGTCGTCGCCGTCCATCTGTCCTCCCCTGACATATATTCCGGTCCAAGCCCTGCGGGCCAATCCCGCCTGTCGCCAATGAGGGCTGCTGACGTAGCAATGCCACAGGCAGCAGCACACCGCGCCCTATCGATCCACCCCGGTCGCCCAATCATCGGCAAGCGTTTCCATCTGCTGGATGACGCGCACTACTGCGGAGGGCTGCTGATCCGGCGGGTAACCATGCTTGACCAGCAGCCTACGAATAGTCGACCGCATCTTGGCGCGGACGTCCGAACGGACCGACCAGTCGGTCTTCAGGTCCCGCTTGAGCGTCTTCACCAGATCGCGAGCAATGTCGGCTAGGACACCCTGGGCCATCTCCTCAACTGCGGACTCGTTCTGACAGACGGCGTCGTAGAACGCAAGCTCGGCATAGTTCAGCGGCGGGTCGAACTTCTTGCCTCGCGCCTTCTCCGCCATGATCTCGCGGATCTCTTTCACCATCTCGGCGATCATCGCTGCAGCGGTGATCTGCTGGCTCATGTAGCGGCGCATCAGATTCTCGAGGGCCTCGGAGAACTTTATGCGCCGCACCAGGTTGTGACGCAGCACCGTGTGGATCTCCTGATCGATCAACCGGCGCAGCGCCTCGATCGCCAGGTGAGGATGCTGCGACTCGCGCAGGCGGGCCAGGTACTCCTCGTTGATACTGCTTAGGTCAGGGAGTTCTACCCCGGCCAGGGCGTAGAGGTCTTTCACGCCGTCGGCCTCGATAGTGCTGGCCGTCAGCATCTTTAGATACAGCTCGATGTCCGGCTGCACCGGCTTGCCGGCGGCCTTGCGGGCGTCGGCCTCTTCCCGGAGGATGTGAGCGCGGACCGTCAGGTAGAAGCCGACTTCTTCCTGTAGGTCGGCAACGTCGGGATCCCACTTGCACGCAACCCAGAAGCGCTCAAGGCGTTGGACAGCCAGCCGGAACCGCTGGGGCAGCTTATGCTCATGCTCGCCCTTCGGGTCGGCGTTGTCCGCATTGGCGGGGTCCGCCAGGAAGTCCGCGACCTTCAAGATGGCGTTCAGCCTGGGCTTGGCTCCGCCGCCCGTCAGGATCTCCCGCCATGGGCAGCCGTCCAGCATGGCATTGATGACCGTGATCTGGTCGCGGACCGCGTCCTTGGCCACGTCGAGTTTCGCGCCGACCGGCTTCTTCTCCTGGTCAGTGTCCGTGTACTCGGCCAGTGCCTTGTACAGGTCGTCGGTGATCGGCGCGTAGCCGACCAGCAGCCCATCCTGCTTCTTGTTCAGGCAGCGGTTCACCCGCGCCAGGGCCTGCATGAGCGATGCGCCTTTGATCGGCCGGTCCAGGTACATGGTGTGCAACGGCGGAGCGTCGAAACCCGTGAGGTACATCGCCTGGACGATCAGGATCTCCAGCTCGTCTTCGAGATTCTTGACCCGGTTGGAGACCGCCTTGTTGCCAGCGGGCCGGCGCAGGTGTTTCTTCAGCTTCTTGTTCTCATGGTCCTTCGCGGACGTCTCCGAGAACACGACCTTGATCTTGCCCTTGTCCTCAGCGTCATCGTGCCAGTCGGGGCGCCGGGCGACGATCCAGTCGTACAAGTCACCGCAGATCTCGCGGGTCGCGCAGACCACCATCGCTTTGCCGATGCCACCGACCAGCGGGCGCATCGCTTCGCTACGGGACTCCCAGTGCGCGATCAGGTCATCGGCGATGGCGTCCAGCCGTGCAGGCGCGCCGTAGACGGCGTTCATCGCGGCGACTCTCTGTTGCAGCTGCACCCGCTCGGCGTCGTCCAGGCCGTCAGTGGCCTCATCAACCTCGTCATCGAACTGGTCCGGGTCGAAGCCCTCAGGGAAGCCGACGACCGGAAGCCGTGACTCGAATAGCACGCGGACGGTCGCACCATCCTCGACCGCTCGGGTCAGGTCATAGATGTCGATATACTCGCCGAACACCTGCCGGGTGTTCTGGTCGTCCTTGGAGATCGGCGTGCCGGTGAAGGCAATCATCGTCGCGTTCGGCAGCGCGTCCCGCAGCCACTTGGCGTAGCCTTCTTCGAGGTTGTAGTGACTGCGGTGTGCCTCGTCGACGACGACGACGACGTTACGTCGCTCAGACAGCAGCGGATGCTTGGAGCTGACCTCCTTTTCCGCCTTTGACATGCCGAACTTCTGCAGGGTGCTGAAGAAGACACCGCCAGCCCCCTGGTTGGCCAGGGCTTCGCGCAGCTCGACGCGGGAGTCGGCGCGCTTGACCCCTGACAACAGCTCACTGACGCGAAAACCGTTGTACAGCTGGTCGTCCAAGTCGGTGCGGTCCGACAGCACGACGACGGTCGGGTTGCCCAGCGCGGCTTCCTTGGCTACGCGGGCCGTGTAGAGCTCCATCTCGAAGGACTTGCCCGAGCCTTGGGTGTGCCAGACCACGCCGGCCTTGCGATCACCGCGCACCGCCTCAATCGTGCAGCGCACGGCCTCCTCGACAGCGAAGAACTGGTGCGGCTTAGCGATCCGCTTGGTCGGCTTCTCGCCGCCAGTAAAGGCGATGTAATCGGATAGGATCGCGATGAAACGCTGCTGATTGAACAGACCGTGGACCAGCGTCACCAGCTCGGTGTCGTTGGCATCGCGCGGGCGGTCTGGGATCGGCTTGCCGGCATCGTCAACCCGCCACGGGGCGAAGTGCTCCAGAGGGGTAAATGCCGTGCCGTACCGCGCGGCGGTCCCGTCGGTAGCCACACAGACCGCGTTGAATCGGTACGCCAGCGGGAACTCGTCGCGGTAGACACCCAGCTGTGCGTGCGCTATCGCCAACGCCTCGCCGTTCAGGCTGGACTTCTTCAGCTCGATGAAGACCAGCGGCATGCCGTTGACATACAAGACGACGTCGAAACGGCGTTCGTGTTCGGCATTGCGGAGCATGACCTGCTGGACCGCACGGAAGTCGTTGGACCACGGGTCACGCTCATCAATCAGGTGGACGGTGGGTGTCTGGGTGACGCCGTGGTCGTCGGTATAGGTGTGCTTGACGCCGCCAGTCAGGAAGTCGTGGACCCGCTTGTTTTCAGCGAAGGGATCGCCGGATGTCGGGGTGGAGACCTTGTCCACGACGGCCTCGACCTCGGCAGCTGGCAGGTCTGGGTTGAGCCGGGCCACTGCCTCACGCAGCAGAGACGGAAGGACAAGGTCGTCCCACGCAGCGCGGGTGTGGTCACCCTCGGAGCCAGGGGCTATGTCGATGCCCTTGTAAACGTCCCAAGAATGCTCGGCCAAGTCTTCGAGCTCATCGAGGACGAGACGTTCCCATGCTGATTCGGGCATGAATGATGTCATGTGGCTTCCCCCACGATCTGCTCTGCGTCTCGGACGCGAAGCTCGCCGGACATGAGTTTGGGAAGGAGGGTGTCGCGCAAAGCTGCCAGACTCGCTACTTCATCCATGTGGCTCTCAGCACACTCCATAAGAGTGCAAGCACGGCGAGACCATTCGCGCCGAACGCTATGCTCGGGCCAGGGGATTTCGAAATCTAGCACTGCATCCTTCGGCAGCGCAGCAACGGTTGTGCCGGTGGCATATGTCACCGCTCGATCGTGAAACTCATGCGACCTTAGCGCACCGTACACCCATGGCGTTTCGACGAGAAAATCAGAACCCATTCGGACTGCGAAGACGTGATGTGAGAAAAGTGCCCGCTTGTCACCTGTACGCACGAGCGCGGGGCGTCCTAGGATCTCACGTCGCTGCGTCAAGTCAGTGTTCGCCAGGACAAGGTCCCCGTCTCGCACCCAGTGCCGCTCACGGACTTCGCCGGAATAATACTTCAGCTCGCTCCGGTTAAAACGCCCCGTCACTCCCAAGTTCGCGAGGTTCACCATGGATACACCCGAACCAAGGTACGCCCCTTTGTAGGACAGCCCCTTGTCGAGGTCGGCAATCTGCGAGAACTTGACCCTCTCCCGGGTTGCACCCGCTCGCAACTGCCACCTCGCTTGCAAGAGTTCATATGCAGTGTCGGCGATCCGCTCGTTGACCGCGATCTTATCGTCGAGGGCGGCGAGCACTGCAGCGATACCTACCTGCCCACCCAGGTCCGGCCAACGAACAGAAATCGGATGTACATGATTGCGGTTAAGCGTCGGGTTTGACGAGCCAACGTCCATTCCGAGAAAGTCGAGCGTCTGCAAGAAATAATAGATGAATCGCGGGTGATTCCCCTTAAAGTCCTTCACCCAAAGCGTCGTATCATGTGGCCAATACGGCCGATCTACGTAGTAGACTCTGCCAAGAGTTCCCTTTCTACCCATGACTACGCCAGGACCGTCTACGTAGGGTGTGTCGTGGTAGCTTCCGATACCTCCCGACGAAATAACGGGGACTGGCCCTGGGCGCTGACTTGCTTTGGTAATGTCAACGCCACGCTGAAGCGTCATAACATCGCCGATCGTTGTCGACCGCCACTCAGTCATCGACTTTCCCCAACTGCTCGCGCACGACGGCTTCCAGCCGAGCTGACTCGTCGAACTGGGCGAAGAGCTCGGCCGTCAGCCGGTCGATTTTCTCGGCGATCGGCTCGTCGTCGCCGTCATCAACCTCCGCCGCGCCGACGTACCGCCCAGGCGTCAAGATGTAGTCATGTCCGGCAATCTCCGCCTTATCGGCGGAATAGCAAAACCCAGCGATGTCCTCGTACTTCTCGCCCTTCGCCGAAGCCGTCCCCCGCCAGACGTGGTACATCCCGGCGATTCGGGCGATCTCCGCTTCGGTCAGCACCCGCTCGGTGCGGTCGACCATCGTGCCCAGGTTCCGCGCGTCGATAAACAACACCTGACCGCGCCGGTCAGCCAGTCCCTTTGCCCCGTGCGAACTCTTGTCCTTGGCGAAGAACCACAGGCACGCCGGGATCTGCGTGGTACGGAACAACTGCGGAGGCAGCGCGACCATACATGCCACCAGGTCGTTTTCCACTAGCGACGTCCGGATCTCACCCTCGCCGGACTGCTTGGAGGACATCGACCCGTTGGCCAGCACGACGCCGGCTGTGCCACGTACGCCGAGCTTGGAGATGATGTGCTGCAGCCAGGCGTAGTTCGCGTTCCCGGCCGGCGGCACGCCGTACTTCCACCGCGTGTCCTGGGTGTTGCGGGCCCAGTCGGACATGTTGAACGGCGGGTTCGCCAGCACGAAGTCGGCCAGTACGTCCGGGTGCCGGTCGTGGGCGAAGGTGTCGCCCCAGCGGTCGGACAGGTTCCCAGTGATGCCGTGGATTGCAAGGTTCATCTTCGCCAGGCGCCAGGTGCGCTCGTTGCTCTCCTGCCCGTACACCGATAGGTCGTGGGCGTGGCGGGCGCCGCGGTGGCTGACGACGAACTTCTCGGCCTGCACGAACATACCGCCAGATCCACAGCAGGGGTCGTAGACCCGCCCCTCGTACGGCTCCAGCACCTCCACCAGTAGCTTCACGACGCTCGCGGGGGTGTAGAACTCGCCGCCGCGCTTGCCTTCGGCCCGCGCGAACTGCTCCAGAAAGTACTCGTACACCTCGCCCAGCACGTCACGGGCGGTGCGCTCGCCGTGGCCGGTGAACCGGGCGTCACTGATAAGGTCGACCAGCTCGGCCAGGCGGCGCTGGTCGACATTCTCCCGGTTGTAGATCGTGGCCAGGACGCCGGTGAGGGTCTTGTTCTCCTTCATGATGGCGACCATGGCATCGTCCAGGAGCTTGCCGACGCCGTCTCGGTGGGCCTTGGCGTTCGCGGCCAGGTGCTCCCAGCGGGCGGTGACCGGCACGTAGAAGACGCCCGCACCTTCGTACTCGTCCTTCTCGTCCAGTAGCATCCCCATGCGGTCGTCGGGGATGCCGTCGGCGGTCAGCTCGGCGCGGATGACCTCGCGGCGTTCCTCGAAGGCGTCGGAGATGTACTTCAGGAAGATCAGACCGAGGACGAAGTCCTTGTACTGGGCGGCGTCCATGGAGCCGCGCAGCTTGTCGGCGGACTTCCACAGGATGTTCTTGATGTAGCCGATGGACGTGGACGGCATGCCGGGCAGGGCGTCCTGGTCGGTCTTCTTCTTGCGGGGAGGCATGGGGGCTATGGGCCCTTCTTCGGTAACTGTCGGATGATGGAACGCGGCGGTGCTGGAAATGTCAATGTCCCGTCCGCGAGACCGCCGGCGACGACGGCGCCCAGGTCGTCCAGCGCGGCGCGTTCGGCGTCCAGGGCGGCGCGGCGAGCGTCGAGGGTGGCCAGGATGGTGTCGAGTCTGGCGGTCTCATCCGGGGTCAGGAGGGGAATCTCCCATTCCTCCAGCCTGCGGGTGGCACGGACCGCTCCCTCAGCTCGCCCCGGAGCCGTGCTGGCCCGCAGGATCTCGGCGAGCACGCGCGGGGTCAAGCTGCGGTCCCGATCGTCCGCGATCCGGAGTACGCGAACCTGCGCCTCGACCAGCGATCCGCCGTCAGCGTCTAGCAGGACGCCGAACTTCGGCGTGGTCGTCACGATTACGTCGCCCGGGAGTGTGAGTCTTGCGCGGCTGTAGTGCTCGCCTACGGTAGCGGGTGTTACGCGGCGGGATCCTGGTCTGGCTGTGCCGGTGACCTCACCGGCTCCGATGACGGGGTGACTGCCGTCGGGGGTGTAGTGCTCAGGCTGGACGCGGAGGCCCGGAGGGGCGGGTAGGACTTTGATCAGTCCGATTTGTACCATTTCGGCCACGGTACGCCGAGGCCGGAGTTCCTTGTCGCGGACGATGACCCCGGTCTTGATCTTGGGTGGGCTTCCGGCTTCGGCGAAGCCGTCGAGAGCAAGTTCCAACTCGAAGATCCGGGTGGTTGCCCGCTGCGCGGCGCGGGCAACCGTGGCTTCGTCGGACAGCGGGCGGGGACGCAGCGTGGCCCCGATCGCGGTGACGACGGACAGCGGGGTGGGGCGGGCGAGGTGGAAGCTGTGCATCCGGTGGTCGAGTTCGATGCGCCGCCAGGTCGTGACCTCGGAAACCAGCGTCTCGACCACGTCGTCGGTCAGCGGGCGACCGGAAACCTCGGCGAGCAGCAGGCTTCTGCGGAGAGCCGGGTCGGTGTTCGCGGTCGGAGCCAGTACGACGATCGCCGTTTCGTAGCCGGGACGGAACGGCAGCGCACCGCCGGGGAGCGCGATCACGGCCTCGACCGCGCCACTGGCAAGCAGCTTCCGACGCAGCGGCTCCATCCGCCGGGTATGGGGCGTGCGGCGCAGCGAATCGATGAACACATCCGCAGAGGCCAGCACCACGGCGACCTGGCCGGGGTCCAACTCGGCCGCCAGCTCGGCGACGAACCCAACGACGGCCGCAGGATCGGCCTGTTCGGCGGGAACGAATGGCATCCGGCAGACGATGGAATCGGCGGTACCGACCGCCGCGCCGTGTGCGTTGACAGCGACGCCCGCCACGTCAGCCCGGACCGTCAACCTGCGGCGCAGGATCCGCACCGATCCGGCCGCCGGTTCCGTTGCGATGACGTAAGTCGAGGCGTCTTCCGGAAGCACGGCCATGACTGCGTTCAACAGATCGCCGACGCCGGCGACAGGATCGGCGACGGTCACGTCCCCTTTGGCATTCGCGCTCTCGACCGCTCCGCACAGCCTGGCCATGAGGCGCGCGACCGGCTCGGCGACGGCATCCTCTGACAGATCGGAGCGGCCCAAGCGGTTCCTCGCGGCCAGGATCCGCTCGATCGCTTGCCGGTGGGTCCACGCGGCCTCGACGAACTCGTCGACGATCGGCAGGAGCGGGGCCGCGGCTGACGGGAGCGCGGCGATCTCAGCGGCGAGCATCGCGTCACCGGGGTCGGCGTCGCGGGCGAGGCGTACGAGCGCTGCGCGGTGTGATTCCCACGCGTCATCGGGGGCTGCGAGCTGTTCGCCGGACTGGTAGCCCAAGGTGATGAGCGCGGTCGCAAGGTCGAGCGCGTCGAGTCCCGGCACGGTGTTGGCGACCTCCGTGATGCAGTGGGCCGCGAGCTCGGCTCGGGCCTCCTGCTCGTCCGTCCGGCCTGTTCCGACCAGCCAGTCGACCACCTGCTCGGCGTCGAACAGCGGAACTCCCGACGAAGTGACTGCGACCTGCTGGGGAAAGTCCTGGTGCCGACGCCGCCAATTCGACACCACCGGGCGTTTGACCTGGGCGAACGTGGCGATGTCCGCCATAGTCCAGCGGATGCCGAGAGCGCCGACGGCAGCAGAACTAGTCACGCTCATGGCCCCGGCTCCTCTCCTCCGCGTCGACAGCGACCCTCCGACTGTACGAGAGGCCTAGATGAATTGCACATCACCACCTGGTAACCCCAGTTACCGACGCATCTAACTCATACAGACTTGCGAACGCCCGCACCTCACGGAACTCTTGGTTCCGCCAGGCGCACGCGCACAGCGGGTCGCTCTCCGCACCAGGAGGCTGGCGGTGGCGACGCGCTACGTTGCTCGACCTCCACCGACACCCGCCACCGGGCAGCGATGGCGACCTGGCCGGATTCCCAGCAGGCTGGATGCAGAGCACGCCTGGTCCGACCGCTGCACAAGCGGGTGTCACCAGCACACCCGCGCAATGTACTATCTCAGAACTCTCACAAGGATGGATCGCGTGGCGAAGCGGAAGGCCGGCACCGCCGGCGGTTGGAGGATCCGCGGCGAGGAACTCTGGAAGAGCATCCAGGACCTGCTGCCCGGAGTCGATGTCGCGGCGTACAAGGCCCACCTTCTCGCGTTGATCTTCGTGCGTCAGGCGACCGAGGCGTTCGACGCTCGCCGAGAGCACCTCAAGGCGGAGTTCGCGCATCTGCCGAAGGAGTCGCAACGCCAGTACATACTGGACCAGCACGACCAGTACCGCGCGCATGGCGTGCATTGGGTGGACGAGCAGGCGCGATGGAACTGGCTGACCGAAGCCGCAGTACAGGACGACATCAGCCGACGTGTCGACGAGGCAATGGTGCAGCTCGAGAACGACAACGACGATCTGCAAGGGGTCCTTCCCAGCGGATTCGCCAAGCTCGCCGAGGCCAAGTCCGGCGCGCTAGCCGGCCTCATCACCCTCGTGGACGCCTTGGCGTCGGACAACGCGCCCGATCGGAAACCAGGGACGGAGAACGTACTGGTTCAGGCGTACGACTACCTCATCCCACGGTTCGCCGACAAAGAACACGATGTCAAGGGGATCTCTCCGACCCCGCCCTCGGTCGCCGCGCTCATGACCGAGCTGATCGAACCGGGTAGTGGAAGTGTCTACGATCCCTGTTTCGGCACGGGGACGCTTCTGGCCTCCGCAGCAGTCTTCGCGCGTCGAAACGGTGGTGAAGTCGCC from Catenulispora sp. EB89 encodes:
- a CDS encoding type I restriction endonuclease subunit R, which codes for MTSFMPESAWERLVLDELEDLAEHSWDVYKGIDIAPGSEGDHTRAAWDDLVLPSLLREAVARLNPDLPAAEVEAVVDKVSTPTSGDPFAENKRVHDFLTGGVKHTYTDDHGVTQTPTVHLIDERDPWSNDFRAVQQVMLRNAEHERRFDVVLYVNGMPLVFIELKKSSLNGEALAIAHAQLGVYRDEFPLAYRFNAVCVATDGTAARYGTAFTPLEHFAPWRVDDAGKPIPDRPRDANDTELVTLVHGLFNQQRFIAILSDYIAFTGGEKPTKRIAKPHQFFAVEEAVRCTIEAVRGDRKAGVVWHTQGSGKSFEMELYTARVAKEAALGNPTVVVLSDRTDLDDQLYNGFRVSELLSGVKRADSRVELREALANQGAGGVFFSTLQKFGMSKAEKEVSSKHPLLSERRNVVVVVDEAHRSHYNLEEGYAKWLRDALPNATMIAFTGTPISKDDQNTRQVFGEYIDIYDLTRAVEDGATVRVLFESRLPVVGFPEGFDPDQFDDEVDEATDGLDDAERVQLQQRVAAMNAVYGAPARLDAIADDLIAHWESRSEAMRPLVGGIGKAMVVCATREICGDLYDWIVARRPDWHDDAEDKGKIKVVFSETSAKDHENKKLKKHLRRPAGNKAVSNRVKNLEDELEILIVQAMYLTGFDAPPLHTMYLDRPIKGASLMQALARVNRCLNKKQDGLLVGYAPITDDLYKALAEYTDTDQEKKPVGAKLDVAKDAVRDQITVINAMLDGCPWREILTGGGAKPRLNAILKVADFLADPANADNADPKGEHEHKLPQRFRLAVQRLERFWVACKWDPDVADLQEEVGFYLTVRAHILREEADARKAAGKPVQPDIELYLKMLTASTIEADGVKDLYALAGVELPDLSSINEEYLARLRESQHPHLAIEALRRLIDQEIHTVLRHNLVRRIKFSEALENLMRRYMSQQITAAAMIAEMVKEIREIMAEKARGKKFDPPLNYAELAFYDAVCQNESAVEEMAQGVLADIARDLVKTLKRDLKTDWSVRSDVRAKMRSTIRRLLVKHGYPPDQQPSAVVRVIQQMETLADDWATGVDR
- a CDS encoding restriction endonuclease subunit S is translated as MTEWRSTTIGDVMTLQRGVDITKASQRPGPVPVISSGGIGSYHDTPYVDGPGVVMGRKGTLGRVYYVDRPYWPHDTTLWVKDFKGNHPRFIYYFLQTLDFLGMDVGSSNPTLNRNHVHPISVRWPDLGGQVGIAAVLAALDDKIAVNERIADTAYELLQARWQLRAGATRERVKFSQIADLDKGLSYKGAYLGSGVSMVNLANLGVTGRFNRSELKYYSGEVRERHWVRDGDLVLANTDLTQRREILGRPALVRTGDKRALFSHHVFAVRMGSDFLVETPWVYGALRSHEFHDRAVTYATGTTVAALPKDAVLDFEIPWPEHSVRREWSRRACTLMECAESHMDEVASLAALRDTLLPKLMSGELRVRDAEQIVGEAT
- a CDS encoding type I restriction-modification system subunit M, encoding MPPRKKKTDQDALPGMPSTSIGYIKNILWKSADKLRGSMDAAQYKDFVLGLIFLKYISDAFEERREVIRAELTADGIPDDRMGMLLDEKDEYEGAGVFYVPVTARWEHLAANAKAHRDGVGKLLDDAMVAIMKENKTLTGVLATIYNRENVDQRRLAELVDLISDARFTGHGERTARDVLGEVYEYFLEQFARAEGKRGGEFYTPASVVKLLVEVLEPYEGRVYDPCCGSGGMFVQAEKFVVSHRGARHAHDLSVYGQESNERTWRLAKMNLAIHGITGNLSDRWGDTFAHDRHPDVLADFVLANPPFNMSDWARNTQDTRWKYGVPPAGNANYAWLQHIISKLGVRGTAGVVLANGSMSSKQSGEGEIRTSLVENDLVACMVALPPQLFRTTQIPACLWFFAKDKSSHGAKGLADRRGQVLFIDARNLGTMVDRTERVLTEAEIARIAGMYHVWRGTASAKGEKYEDIAGFCYSADKAEIAGHDYILTPGRYVGAAEVDDGDDEPIAEKIDRLTAELFAQFDESARLEAVVREQLGKVDD